In the genome of Mytilus edulis chromosome 3, xbMytEdul2.2, whole genome shotgun sequence, one region contains:
- the LOC139514194 gene encoding aprataxin-like: protein MATGGLKRKNDSDNDVKSKKPNNFWQGGLLTSMNDPDLQVFSDEQITVIKDKYPKAKYHFLIMPKKNIPNLKSLKKEDIDLLKYMEEKGRELAKSSDAERQFRYGYHSIPSMSHLHLHVISQDFDSPCLKNKKHWNSFTTEYFVDSKDIIKTLEKTGKVEHESSHFTSLLKSDLRCHICKKEIKTIPALKTHIQQHSYKTTDT, encoded by the exons ATGGCTACAGGTGGATTGAAAAGAAAAAACGACTCAGATAATGACGTTAAATCAAAGAAACCAAATAATTTTTGGCAAGGAGGGCTACTCACTTCCATGAATGACCCCGATCTCCAAGTATTTTCGGACGAACAAATAACTGTCATCAAAGATAAATATCcaaaa GCAAAGTATCATTTCCTTATTATGCCAAAAAAGAACATTCCTAATTTAAAAAGTCTAAAGAAAGAAGacattgatttattaaaatatatggaAGAGAAAGGAAGAGAATTAGCAAAAAG ttctgATGCAGAAAGACAGTTTAGATATGGATATCATAGTATACCCAGTATGAG TCATTTACACCTACATGTGATAAGCCAAGATTTTGACAGCCCTTGTCTGAAGAATAAGAAACATTGGAACTCTTTTACTACAGAATATTTTGTAGATTCAAAAG ATATAATAAAAACTCTAGAGAAGACTGGAAAGGTAGAACATGAATCCTCCCACTTTACATCTCTATTAAAATCTGATCTCAG atGTCATATTTGCAAGAAAGAGATAAAGACAATACCTGCACTAAAAACTCATATTCAGCAGCATAGTTACAAAACAACAGATACATAA